Proteins co-encoded in one Haloarcula pelagica genomic window:
- a CDS encoding succinate dehydrogenase/fumarate reductase iron-sulfur subunit, whose amino-acid sequence MSTQIEQQETESESEQEAESAVESPGDRRRAQKQQRLDEQKQAEREESTLDDEETITLKVFRYDPEVEGKQEPRFDDFVVPFHKGMTILDALIYARDQYDSSLTFRHSCRQAVCGSDALFVNGRQRLGCKTQIAELESPVRIEPLPHQEVVKDLVVDMEHFYDQMEAVEPYFDADELPDDELEEQRQSRENREKVKMSTRCIWCGACMSSCNIAAGDNEYLGPAAINKAYRFAMDEREGADRKQERLRIIEQEHGVWRCQTQFSCTEVCPKDIPLTEHIQELKREAVKNNLKFW is encoded by the coding sequence ATGAGCACACAGATCGAACAACAAGAGACCGAGTCAGAGAGCGAACAAGAGGCCGAATCGGCCGTCGAGTCACCCGGTGACCGGCGCCGAGCGCAGAAGCAGCAACGCCTCGACGAACAGAAACAGGCAGAACGCGAGGAGTCGACCCTCGACGACGAGGAGACGATCACCCTGAAAGTGTTCCGCTACGACCCCGAAGTGGAGGGCAAGCAGGAACCCCGGTTCGACGACTTCGTCGTCCCGTTCCACAAGGGGATGACCATTCTGGACGCGCTCATCTACGCGCGCGACCAGTACGACTCCTCACTGACGTTCCGACACTCCTGTCGGCAGGCCGTCTGTGGTTCGGACGCACTGTTCGTCAACGGGCGCCAGCGCCTGGGCTGTAAGACCCAGATCGCCGAGCTGGAGTCCCCGGTCCGGATCGAGCCGCTTCCCCACCAGGAGGTCGTCAAGGACCTCGTCGTGGACATGGAGCACTTCTACGACCAGATGGAGGCCGTCGAACCCTACTTCGACGCCGACGAGTTGCCCGACGACGAACTCGAAGAGCAGCGCCAGAGCCGCGAGAACCGCGAGAAGGTCAAGATGTCCACGCGGTGTATCTGGTGTGGCGCCTGCATGTCCTCGTGTAACATCGCGGCCGGGGACAACGAGTATCTGGGCCCGGCGGCGATCAACAAGGCCTACCGGTTCGCGATGGACGAGCGCGAGGGCGCCGACCGCAAACAGGAACGACTGCGGATCATCGAGCAGGAACACGGCGTCTGGCGGTGCCAGACCCAGTTCTCCTGTACCGAGGTGTGTCCGAAAGACATCCCGCTGACCGAGCACATCCAGGAACTCAAGCGCGAGGCAGTGAAGAACAACCTCAAGTTCTGGTAG
- the glmU gene encoding bifunctional sugar-1-phosphate nucleotidylyltransferase/acetyltransferase, with protein MQAVILAAGEGTRMRPLTANTPKPMLPVADRPLVAHTADTAIAAGADELIFVVGYEADDVRSYFGDSYGGVPVSFAVQTEQLGTADAVDAASEYIDGPFAVLNGDNLYDEASLTALFDAAPSVAAYRVDDPSNYGVLSTEGDTVTDIVEKPADPPTDLANAGAYVFPAEAREWLEVPLSDRDEREITDVLARVIAEQTVTAVEVDRWLDVGRPWELLAANEWKLAAMDRRIDGDVRGDADLRGTVVVEEGAVVEPGVVIEGPALLRSGATVGPNAYVRGATLLSENAHIGHGVEIKNSVVGRDSNVPHVSYVGDSVLGTDVNFGASTQVANLRHDGADVRMTVKGERVSTGRRKFGVVAGDGVKTAINTSLNAGVVLSTGATTTPGESVTRDR; from the coding sequence ATGCAAGCAGTGATTCTGGCAGCCGGCGAAGGGACCCGGATGCGGCCGCTGACGGCCAACACGCCGAAGCCGATGCTCCCGGTCGCCGACCGCCCGCTCGTGGCACACACGGCGGATACGGCGATCGCCGCCGGCGCCGACGAACTGATCTTCGTCGTCGGGTACGAGGCCGACGACGTGCGCTCGTACTTCGGGGACAGCTACGGCGGTGTGCCGGTGTCGTTCGCCGTCCAGACGGAGCAACTCGGGACGGCCGACGCGGTCGACGCGGCCAGCGAGTACATCGACGGCCCCTTCGCCGTCCTCAACGGCGACAACCTCTACGACGAGGCGAGCCTGACCGCGCTGTTCGACGCGGCGCCGTCCGTGGCGGCCTACCGGGTCGACGATCCGAGCAACTACGGCGTCCTCTCGACCGAGGGCGACACCGTCACCGACATCGTCGAAAAGCCCGCCGATCCGCCGACGGACCTGGCGAACGCCGGCGCGTACGTGTTCCCGGCCGAAGCGAGGGAGTGGCTAGAGGTACCACTCAGCGACCGTGACGAGCGCGAGATCACCGACGTGCTCGCGAGGGTCATCGCGGAACAGACCGTCACCGCCGTGGAGGTCGACCGCTGGCTCGACGTTGGCCGCCCCTGGGAACTGCTGGCGGCGAACGAGTGGAAACTGGCCGCGATGGACCGCCGGATCGACGGCGACGTTCGCGGTGACGCCGACCTCCGGGGGACCGTCGTCGTCGAGGAGGGCGCCGTCGTCGAACCCGGCGTCGTGATCGAGGGGCCGGCACTGCTCCGCTCGGGCGCGACGGTCGGTCCCAATGCCTACGTTCGCGGTGCGACGTTGCTCTCCGAGAACGCTCATATCGGCCACGGCGTCGAGATCAAGAACTCGGTCGTCGGTCGGGATTCGAACGTCCCGCACGTCTCCTACGTGGGTGACAGCGTCCTCGGCACCGATGTCAACTTCGGCGCCAGCACGCAGGTGGCGAACCTCCGCCACGACGGGGCCGACGTGCGGATGACGGTGAAAGGAGAACGAGTGTCGACCGGGCGACGGAAGTTCGGTGTCGTCGCCGGCGACGGAGTCAAGACGGCGATCAACACGAGCCTCAACGCCGGCGTCGTGCTCTCGACCGGGGCGACGACGACGCCGGGCGAGAGTGTTACCAGAGATCGCTGA
- a CDS encoding sensor histidine kinase, which yields MTDASVLYVGRDRERAGTLPGEVTTAATLADAVSALDGVDCVVSEYDIGDDDGLELFEAVRERRPTVAFVLTPETGDSELASRAVDAGVTAFLPRDLPEYDRRLRERVSDLLSDEASETGQLFAKIVDGVGVGVALYAADGQFRYVNPTYADLLDQSPQSLLDTPVWEVNPTVDPDRFERYWASFAVGETRRAEATHRRSDGTELPVETHTTAITVGDRQYHVGTITDISDRVADRDALERQNERLEQFASAISHDLRNPLDVAMGRTTVLTEECDSEHLEAIAGALDRMDELITDVLTLAREGKQIQNGERVSLDRIAESAWGTVGTADATLSVGTLGDIEADPSRLQRLFENLFRNSLEHGRVDDAEITITVDRFDPEGSAGGFFVADDGVGFEDTDANAVFDQGFTTSETGTGFGLAIVESVAEAHGWTVRARPSETGGARIDVLGVEWC from the coding sequence GTGACCGACGCGTCGGTGTTGTACGTCGGGCGCGACCGCGAGCGGGCCGGGACACTGCCCGGAGAAGTGACGACTGCAGCGACGCTCGCCGACGCGGTGTCGGCTCTCGACGGTGTCGACTGTGTCGTCAGCGAGTACGACATCGGGGACGACGACGGGCTGGAGCTGTTCGAGGCCGTTCGAGAGCGCCGCCCGACGGTCGCGTTCGTTCTCACCCCGGAGACGGGTGACAGCGAACTCGCCAGTCGTGCCGTCGACGCCGGCGTCACGGCGTTTCTCCCGCGGGACCTGCCCGAGTACGACCGACGGCTCCGGGAGCGGGTCAGTGATCTGCTGTCCGACGAGGCGAGCGAGACCGGGCAACTCTTCGCGAAGATCGTCGACGGCGTCGGTGTCGGCGTCGCGCTGTACGCCGCCGACGGGCAGTTTCGCTACGTCAACCCGACCTACGCCGACTTGCTCGATCAGTCACCGCAGTCTCTCCTGGACACGCCCGTTTGGGAGGTCAATCCCACCGTCGACCCCGACCGATTCGAACGGTACTGGGCGTCGTTCGCGGTCGGCGAGACACGGCGTGCGGAGGCGACACATCGTCGATCGGACGGGACGGAGTTGCCGGTCGAGACACACACCACAGCGATCACTGTCGGCGACCGGCAGTACCACGTCGGGACGATCACGGACATCAGCGACCGGGTTGCCGACCGTGACGCGCTCGAACGGCAAAACGAACGGCTCGAACAGTTCGCCAGCGCGATCAGCCACGACCTGCGAAACCCGCTCGACGTGGCGATGGGGCGGACGACCGTCCTCACCGAGGAGTGTGACAGCGAGCATCTGGAAGCGATCGCGGGCGCGCTGGACCGGATGGACGAACTCATCACCGACGTGCTCACGCTCGCACGCGAAGGCAAACAGATCCAGAACGGAGAGCGTGTCTCGCTCGACCGGATCGCAGAGAGCGCCTGGGGGACCGTGGGAACGGCGGACGCGACGCTGTCGGTCGGGACGCTGGGCGATATCGAGGCCGACCCGAGCCGGCTCCAGCGGCTGTTCGAGAACCTGTTTCGCAACAGTCTCGAACACGGCCGCGTCGACGACGCCGAAATAACGATCACCGTCGATCGCTTCGACCCGGAGGGGTCGGCGGGCGGGTTCTTCGTCGCCGACGACGGCGTCGGGTTCGAGGACACCGACGCGAACGCGGTGTTCGACCAGGGATTTACGACGAGCGAGACGGGGACCGGCTTCGGGCTCGCGATCGTAGAGAGCGTCGCCGAAGCCCACGGGTGGACGGTTCGGGCACGTCCGAGCGAGACGGGTGGTGCCCGCATCGACGTGCTCGGTGTCGAGTGGTGCTGA
- a CDS encoding RimK family alpha-L-glutamate ligase: MSEENITLGVLSLHSSKETKAILNAADEMGYGTEWLRAENTTIDVTDGEMRLDPAVDVIANRLLLSSDEEPTEGVGLALTLAKQAPMLNEPIAATTALHKFASAATLAEENVPIPDAVMALSNDTLNKKRQQFGHRAVYKTAIGTHGGGTWMVELDDPVNAKIGNRHAFLQQFIDHDTDRHHDLRVYVVGDEIVGAMNRYAPDGEWRTNVALGGDVEDMTGQLSDEVRSIARRSADAVGLDYAGVDIVEGDDGYYVLEVNPTAGFRGLFKATGISPAPYIAKLAIERAGGSVPDSEVERLQGTLDDSRPACMPRETTERSSETIVVGYIEEVVVTGTRGAKTILAKSDTGATRTSIDTRLAAEIGTGPILDIVNIKSGSVKGGRSRPVVDLVVGIGGTQHTVTASVEDRSHMDYPLLLGRDILKHYQVDVTRRADDEPDLDIEEEEEDAEE; this comes from the coding sequence ATGAGCGAGGAAAATATCACACTGGGCGTACTGAGCCTCCATTCGAGCAAGGAGACGAAGGCGATTCTGAACGCGGCCGACGAGATGGGATACGGGACGGAGTGGCTGCGGGCGGAAAACACGACGATCGACGTGACCGACGGCGAGATGCGTCTCGATCCAGCCGTCGATGTCATCGCCAATCGACTGCTGCTCTCTAGTGACGAGGAACCGACCGAGGGGGTCGGCCTCGCGCTGACCCTCGCGAAGCAGGCACCGATGCTCAACGAACCCATCGCAGCGACGACGGCGCTTCACAAGTTCGCCAGCGCCGCGACGCTGGCCGAGGAGAACGTCCCGATCCCGGACGCCGTGATGGCGCTGTCGAACGACACGCTGAACAAGAAACGCCAGCAGTTCGGTCACCGAGCGGTGTACAAGACCGCCATCGGAACCCACGGCGGCGGGACCTGGATGGTCGAGTTGGACGACCCAGTGAACGCGAAGATCGGGAACCGCCACGCCTTCCTCCAGCAGTTCATCGATCACGACACCGACCGCCACCACGACCTCCGCGTGTACGTCGTCGGCGACGAGATCGTCGGCGCGATGAACCGCTACGCGCCGGACGGCGAGTGGCGAACGAACGTGGCGCTGGGCGGGGATGTCGAGGACATGACCGGCCAGCTCTCCGATGAAGTCCGCTCGATCGCCCGACGGTCCGCCGATGCCGTGGGACTCGACTACGCCGGGGTCGACATCGTCGAGGGCGACGACGGCTACTACGTCCTCGAAGTCAACCCGACCGCCGGTTTCCGGGGGCTGTTCAAAGCGACCGGGATCAGTCCGGCACCCTACATCGCGAAACTGGCGATCGAGCGTGCCGGCGGGAGCGTCCCGGACAGCGAGGTCGAGCGGCTCCAGGGGACGCTGGACGACTCCCGGCCGGCCTGTATGCCCCGCGAGACCACCGAGCGGAGTTCCGAGACCATCGTCGTCGGCTACATCGAAGAGGTCGTCGTCACCGGGACGAGAGGGGCAAAGACCATCCTGGCGAAGTCAGACACCGGCGCGACCCGGACCAGCATCGACACGCGGCTGGCGGCCGAGATCGGGACCGGCCCGATCCTCGACATCGTCAACATCAAATCCGGCAGCGTCAAGGGCGGGCGCTCGCGGCCGGTCGTCGACCTCGTGGTCGGGATCGGCGGGACACAACACACGGTCACCGCAAGCGTCGAGGACCGATCGCACATGGACTACCCGCTGTTGCTGGGCCGGGACATCCTCAAACACTACCAGGTCGACGTGACCCGCCGGGCCGACGACGAACCGGACCTCGACATCGAAGAGGAAGAGGAAGACGCCGAGGAGTGA
- a CDS encoding helix-turn-helix domain-containing protein, with protein sequence MTVVADVSVPVGAVALGRVLAAGTGPPVVLERVVPIAETQVPLVWIERRHRSRAIETLEAHSTVDEIVEVCSDGDRSLYAIDWEPSADGLFAAVRAADGECLDGRLSGSDWLFHIAFPDHDALTAFEDASEDASVAVELLCVYNPTRPGTGAHYGLTPRQRETLIKAVTEGYYAIPREYSTKELGDSLDISDQAVTERLRRAIITLVENTLIASRGSDTQRLWSSE encoded by the coding sequence ATGACAGTTGTCGCCGACGTGAGTGTCCCCGTGGGTGCAGTGGCGCTGGGACGGGTGTTGGCTGCCGGGACCGGCCCACCGGTCGTTCTCGAACGGGTGGTTCCGATCGCCGAGACACAAGTGCCGCTCGTGTGGATCGAGCGTCGACACCGGTCCAGGGCGATCGAGACACTGGAAGCTCACTCGACGGTCGACGAGATCGTCGAGGTGTGTTCCGACGGCGACCGGTCACTGTACGCCATCGACTGGGAGCCGTCCGCGGACGGGCTGTTCGCCGCCGTCCGTGCCGCCGACGGGGAGTGTCTCGACGGCCGCCTCTCGGGGAGTGACTGGCTGTTCCACATCGCGTTTCCCGATCACGACGCCCTCACGGCGTTCGAGGACGCCAGCGAAGACGCATCCGTCGCCGTCGAGTTGCTGTGTGTCTACAACCCGACGAGGCCGGGGACGGGCGCACACTACGGACTCACGCCGCGCCAGCGTGAGACGCTCATCAAGGCCGTCACCGAGGGGTACTACGCGATCCCGCGGGAGTACTCGACGAAGGAACTGGGCGACTCGCTGGACATCTCCGACCAGGCAGTGACAGAACGGCTCCGGCGTGCGATCATCACGCTCGTCGAGAACACGCTGATCGCGTCCCGTGGGAGTGACACACAGCGGTTGTGGTCGTCGGAGTAA
- a CDS encoding DNA-3-methyladenine glycosylase family protein, translated as MSDDPHEQLRSDEYLGPLVERHGALTLDPAENLFERLVTSILRQQVSMASAAATRERLFAAIEVTPAGVQAAADQTLKDAGLSRQKTRYVNAVADAFAEEGYSRDYFADMSDEAIREELTAITGVGEWTAEMQLLFSFGRPDVFPVGDLGIRKGFERVVGDGYTRSEMTAFAERWAPYRSYASLYLWRVEEDIADSVAEVTDE; from the coding sequence ATGAGCGACGACCCTCACGAGCAGTTGCGGTCGGACGAGTACCTCGGGCCGCTGGTCGAGCGACACGGGGCTCTCACGCTCGACCCGGCGGAGAACCTCTTCGAGCGGCTGGTGACCTCGATCCTGCGCCAGCAGGTGTCGATGGCGTCGGCGGCGGCGACCAGGGAACGGCTGTTCGCGGCCATCGAGGTGACGCCCGCAGGCGTCCAGGCCGCGGCCGACCAGACGCTGAAAGACGCCGGTCTCTCCCGCCAGAAGACCCGGTACGTCAACGCCGTCGCCGACGCGTTCGCCGAGGAGGGCTACTCGCGGGATTACTTCGCCGACATGTCCGACGAGGCGATCCGCGAGGAGCTGACGGCCATCACCGGCGTCGGCGAGTGGACTGCCGAGATGCAACTCCTGTTTTCCTTTGGCCGGCCCGATGTCTTCCCGGTCGGTGACCTCGGGATCAGAAAGGGGTTCGAACGCGTCGTCGGCGACGGCTACACTCGGTCTGAGATGACAGCGTTCGCCGAGCGGTGGGCCCCCTACCGGAGCTACGCGAGTCTCTACCTCTGGCGTGTCGAGGAGGATATCGCCGACAGCGTCGCCGAGGTCACCGACGAGTGA
- a CDS encoding succinate dehydrogenase hydrophobic membrane anchor subunit yields MAEHYSSFERGGRRWLLQRLTAVFLIGVLAFHFMLLHFVNHAANITFAGTQVRMSQVGYFATMWLFLVTATFHGVNGVYNALVNQGIQGTQKTAIKYLLVVSGLLLVAQGTRVAVAMTNLV; encoded by the coding sequence ATGGCCGAACACTACTCCTCGTTCGAGCGCGGCGGCCGTCGCTGGCTCCTCCAGCGACTCACCGCAGTGTTCCTGATCGGCGTCCTGGCGTTTCACTTCATGCTGTTGCACTTCGTCAACCACGCCGCGAACATCACCTTCGCCGGCACGCAGGTCCGGATGAGTCAGGTGGGTTACTTCGCGACGATGTGGCTGTTCCTCGTGACCGCGACGTTCCACGGCGTCAACGGCGTCTACAACGCGCTCGTCAACCAGGGCATCCAGGGAACCCAGAAGACGGCGATCAAGTACCTGCTTGTCGTCTCGGGGCTCTTGCTCGTCGCACAGGGGACCCGCGTCGCAGTCGCTATGACAAACCTCGTCTAA
- a CDS encoding succinylglutamate desuccinylase/aspartoacylase family protein, translating into MDEADPFTYDGGRVDPGETQNVRYTVSETYMGDPVRLPVTIVNGDRPGPTVFLSAAAHGDELNGIEVVREVAHEWDHTDLAGTLVCLPVLNVPAFLAQERYLPIYDRDLNRSFPGDPDSTSAKRMAHQVFRNFLAPCDLGLDFHTSTRGRTNMLHVRADMTDPDVARVANSFASNLVISSEGPSGSLRREASAAGVPSITIEMGEAHRFQRSLIDSALDSVRSVLAEFGLLESEVVRWPGWRTVIENGTDDKTWIRADAGGLVDMHHERGALVHDGETICTITNPFKTETTEVRAPFTGLLVGVLENPLVYPGNPLCHLVSLDERTRRALERSERDAETA; encoded by the coding sequence ATGGACGAAGCCGACCCGTTCACGTACGACGGTGGCCGGGTCGATCCCGGCGAGACGCAGAACGTCCGCTACACCGTCAGCGAGACGTACATGGGTGATCCGGTTCGGCTCCCGGTGACGATCGTCAACGGCGACCGTCCCGGCCCGACCGTCTTCCTCTCGGCGGCGGCACACGGGGACGAACTCAACGGGATCGAGGTCGTCCGGGAGGTCGCCCACGAGTGGGACCACACCGATCTGGCGGGGACGCTGGTCTGTCTCCCGGTGTTGAACGTCCCCGCGTTCCTCGCCCAGGAGCGATACCTCCCGATCTACGATCGGGACCTCAACCGATCGTTCCCGGGCGACCCCGACTCGACGAGCGCCAAGCGGATGGCCCATCAGGTGTTCCGGAACTTCCTGGCGCCGTGTGATCTCGGCTTGGACTTCCACACGTCGACGCGCGGTCGGACGAACATGCTCCACGTGCGCGCCGACATGACCGACCCGGACGTAGCGCGGGTCGCCAATTCGTTCGCGTCCAACCTCGTCATCTCCTCGGAGGGGCCGTCCGGATCGCTCCGCCGGGAGGCCAGTGCCGCCGGCGTCCCCTCGATCACGATCGAGATGGGAGAGGCCCACCGGTTCCAGCGTTCGTTGATCGACAGCGCGCTCGACAGCGTCCGGTCGGTGCTCGCGGAGTTTGGCCTCCTAGAGAGCGAGGTCGTCCGGTGGCCGGGCTGGCGGACCGTCATCGAGAACGGCACCGACGACAAGACCTGGATCCGGGCCGACGCCGGTGGCCTCGTGGATATGCACCACGAACGGGGGGCGCTGGTCCACGACGGGGAGACGATCTGTACGATCACCAATCCGTTCAAGACCGAGACGACCGAGGTCAGGGCACCGTTTACGGGATTGCTCGTCGGTGTGTTGGAGAATCCGCTCGTCTACCCCGGCAACCCCCTCTGTCACCTCGTGAGCCTGGACGAGCGGACCCGCCGGGCACTCGAACGGTCCGAGCGGGACGCCGAGACGGCCTGA
- a CDS encoding HalOD1 output domain-containing protein: MVEGTSPSIRLVETIADIEGVDPIELDFVLAEAIDPHALDALLDHDGEPIVVEFTVGGHEVVATDTELRVDDSVTVLLD; encoded by the coding sequence ATGGTCGAAGGGACATCGCCGTCGATCCGACTCGTCGAAACGATCGCGGATATCGAGGGCGTCGATCCGATCGAACTCGATTTCGTCCTCGCGGAGGCGATCGATCCACACGCTCTCGACGCCCTGCTCGACCACGACGGGGAGCCGATCGTCGTCGAGTTTACCGTGGGCGGCCACGAGGTGGTCGCGACCGACACGGAGCTCCGGGTCGACGACTCGGTCACGGTCCTGTTGGACTGA
- the sdhC gene encoding succinate dehydrogenase, cytochrome b556 subunit: protein MSQSYNRGTVEDFGRWREFTAGMWAWIFHKFTGWVLVGYLFTHIAVLSTSLGGAELYTSTLQGLEALLIVRFLEIGLLAVAVFHILNGIRLLMVDLGVGLEAQDKSFYLSLVLTGAIVVASVPTFLGGPLA, encoded by the coding sequence ATGAGTCAGTCTTACAATCGCGGCACCGTCGAGGACTTCGGACGGTGGCGGGAGTTCACGGCCGGCATGTGGGCCTGGATCTTCCACAAGTTCACCGGCTGGGTGCTCGTGGGGTATCTCTTTACCCACATCGCCGTGCTGAGCACCTCCCTGGGAGGGGCCGAACTCTACACGAGCACACTCCAGGGGCTCGAAGCCCTGCTGATCGTCCGCTTCCTGGAGATCGGATTGCTCGCCGTCGCCGTCTTCCACATCCTCAACGGCATCCGCCTGTTGATGGTCGACCTCGGCGTCGGGCTCGAAGCACAGGACAAGAGTTTCTATCTCTCGCTGGTACTGACGGGCGCGATCGTCGTCGCCAGCGTGCCGACGTTCCTCGGGGGGCCGCTCGCATAA
- a CDS encoding 3-hydroxyacyl-CoA dehydrogenase/enoyl-CoA hydratase family protein, with product MDFEDIETIAVLGAGNMGHGITEVAALAGYDVRMRDIKDEFVQNGYDNIEWSLNKLAEKDQISADEADATLDRITPLVDVEDAVGDADVVIEAVPEKMEVKEEVYDEVEKYAPDEAIFATNTSSLSITKLSEVTDRPGQFCGMHFFNPPIRMDLVEVISGEHTAPETLDLIEELAEDFGKTPVRVRKDVPGFIVNRILVPLMNEAAWLVEDGVATIEEVDATTKFDIGLPMGSFELSDYVGIDVGYHVLDYMHEVAGDRYEPCPMMVEKVENEEFGKKSGKGFYDYEDGEGADVPMDDDLFSEAVKERLLAVLANEVAYLVGDDVASPEEIDTAVKLGGRWPKGPAKFADEYGVAKLADALESAYEESGHPRYEPFDHLSTVVEEGGFYDGEGDEGTPTFDTIEVTYPGEKVAQIELSRPQQMNSISLELIDELDAAIDLLEGDDDVRAVLLRGAGSKAFSAGADFMSIAGGGADPFGAVELSKRGQSTFGRLEEIEMPVVAAIDGYCLGGGMELATCADIRVATSRSEFGQPEFDLGLLPGWGGTQRLQRIVGMGRAKEIIFTADHFEAEEMADYGFVNEVYEPDGFEAAALEYTEKLARGPPLAQRFTKRAMHKGWDNHEAGLEVESMGFGHVVNSEDVHEGINAFFGDEDPEFEGK from the coding sequence ATGGATTTCGAGGACATCGAGACGATCGCGGTACTGGGAGCCGGCAATATGGGCCACGGGATCACCGAAGTCGCGGCGCTGGCCGGCTACGACGTGCGGATGCGCGACATCAAAGACGAGTTCGTCCAGAACGGCTACGACAACATCGAGTGGTCGTTGAACAAACTCGCCGAGAAAGACCAGATCTCCGCGGACGAGGCCGACGCGACGCTCGATCGGATCACACCGCTGGTCGATGTCGAGGACGCGGTTGGTGACGCCGACGTGGTCATCGAGGCCGTCCCCGAGAAGATGGAGGTCAAGGAAGAGGTGTACGACGAGGTCGAGAAGTACGCTCCCGACGAGGCCATCTTCGCGACGAACACCTCCAGCCTCTCGATCACCAAGCTCTCGGAAGTGACCGACCGACCGGGACAGTTCTGCGGGATGCACTTTTTCAACCCGCCGATCCGGATGGACCTCGTCGAGGTCATCTCGGGCGAACACACAGCCCCGGAGACGCTCGACCTGATCGAGGAGCTCGCGGAAGACTTCGGGAAGACGCCCGTCCGGGTCCGCAAGGACGTGCCCGGGTTCATCGTGAACCGGATCCTCGTGCCGCTGATGAACGAGGCCGCGTGGCTCGTCGAGGACGGCGTCGCGACCATCGAGGAGGTCGACGCCACGACCAAGTTCGACATCGGCCTCCCGATGGGGAGCTTCGAACTCTCGGACTACGTCGGCATCGATGTCGGCTACCACGTCCTCGACTACATGCACGAGGTCGCGGGTGACCGCTACGAGCCGTGCCCGATGATGGTCGAGAAGGTCGAGAACGAGGAGTTCGGCAAGAAGTCCGGGAAGGGCTTCTACGACTACGAGGACGGCGAGGGCGCCGATGTCCCGATGGACGACGATCTGTTCAGCGAGGCCGTCAAAGAGCGTCTGCTGGCGGTGCTAGCAAACGAGGTCGCGTATCTCGTCGGTGACGACGTGGCCTCCCCCGAAGAGATCGATACCGCTGTCAAACTCGGCGGGCGCTGGCCGAAGGGGCCGGCGAAGTTCGCCGACGAGTACGGCGTCGCGAAGCTCGCCGACGCACTCGAATCCGCCTACGAGGAGTCCGGGCATCCGCGGTACGAACCGTTCGATCACCTCTCGACGGTCGTCGAGGAAGGCGGGTTCTACGACGGTGAGGGCGACGAAGGGACGCCCACGTTCGACACGATCGAGGTCACCTACCCCGGCGAGAAGGTCGCACAGATCGAGCTGTCTCGTCCCCAGCAGATGAACTCCATCAGCCTGGAGCTCATCGACGAACTCGACGCGGCGATCGACCTCCTGGAAGGCGACGACGACGTGCGTGCGGTCCTGCTCCGGGGTGCCGGATCGAAGGCCTTCTCCGCAGGCGCGGACTTCATGAGCATCGCCGGCGGCGGCGCCGACCCGTTCGGCGCGGTCGAACTCTCGAAACGCGGGCAGTCGACGTTCGGTCGCCTCGAAGAGATCGAGATGCCGGTCGTCGCCGCCATCGACGGCTACTGTCTCGGCGGCGGCATGGAACTGGCGACCTGTGCGGACATCCGCGTCGCGACGAGCCGCTCGGAGTTCGGACAGCCCGAGTTCGATCTTGGCCTCCTCCCGGGCTGGGGCGGCACCCAGCGCCTCCAGCGCATCGTCGGCATGGGCCGGGCGAAAGAGATCATCTTCACCGCCGACCACTTCGAAGCCGAGGAGATGGCGGACTACGGGTTCGTCAACGAAGTGTACGAGCCCGACGGGTTCGAGGCGGCCGCACTCGAGTACACCGAGAAGCTCGCACGCGGCCCGCCACTCGCACAGCGGTTCACGAAGCGCGCGATGCACAAAGGCTGGGACAACCACGAGGCCGGCCTCGAAGTCGAGTCGATGGGCTTTGGCCACGTCGTGAACTCGGAGGATGTCCACGAGGGGATCAACGCGTTCTTCGGCGACGAGGACCCCGAGTTCGAGGGCAAGTAG